The Tistrella mobilis genome window below encodes:
- the holA gene encoding DNA polymerase III subunit delta: MVKVAPRDADTKSGRPDAAWRAVLVYGPDRGLVKERADRLVRAVVPDPTDPFRIATLDGKTLSEDPARLADEAAAIAFGGGRRVVRLRDIGDGQTAALAAFLGDPVGDALIVVDGGELGPGSKLRKLFETAANAAAIACYADEGRDLAEVIRNHLSESGLQADADALMALAGSLGADRAMTRMELDKLALYAHGRGRVTLDDVEAVIGDARTVALDDVALAAAGGDAAALDRALDRAFAEGTSAIALLRAVSRHFGRLLQARAEIDEGADPETAMKSLKPPVFFKQTSGFKAALAVWPTAALARALGRLADAEARAKQGLPQETLVGQALLGLAAEAGQRKRRR, from the coding sequence ATGGTGAAGGTCGCCCCCCGGGATGCGGATACCAAAAGCGGCCGGCCCGATGCCGCCTGGCGGGCCGTTCTGGTCTACGGTCCCGATCGGGGGCTGGTGAAGGAACGGGCGGACCGTTTGGTGCGCGCGGTCGTACCGGACCCTACCGACCCCTTCCGGATTGCCACCCTCGACGGCAAGACCCTGTCGGAGGACCCTGCCCGGCTTGCCGATGAAGCGGCCGCCATTGCTTTTGGTGGCGGACGGCGGGTGGTCAGGCTCAGGGATATCGGCGATGGCCAGACGGCGGCATTGGCCGCTTTCCTTGGCGACCCGGTCGGCGACGCGCTGATCGTGGTCGATGGCGGCGAGCTGGGCCCCGGATCGAAGCTTCGCAAACTCTTCGAAACCGCCGCCAACGCGGCCGCCATCGCCTGCTATGCCGATGAAGGCCGGGATCTGGCCGAAGTGATCCGCAATCACCTGTCGGAGTCAGGGCTCCAGGCCGATGCCGATGCGCTGATGGCGCTGGCCGGTTCTCTGGGGGCCGACCGGGCGATGACCCGGATGGAGCTGGACAAGCTGGCCCTCTACGCCCATGGCCGCGGCCGGGTCACGCTCGATGACGTCGAAGCCGTGATCGGCGATGCGCGGACCGTGGCACTGGATGATGTGGCGCTGGCCGCAGCCGGCGGCGATGCCGCGGCTCTGGACCGGGCTCTGGACCGGGCCTTCGCCGAGGGCACATCGGCCATCGCCCTGCTGCGCGCGGTCTCCCGCCATTTCGGCAGGCTGCTTCAGGCACGGGCCGAGATCGACGAGGGAGCGGATCCCGAGACGGCGATGAAATCGCTGAAACCGCCGGTCTTCTTCAAGCAGACCAGCGGCTTCAAGGCGGCATTGGCGGTATGGCCGACTGCGGCTCTGGCCCGGGCGCTGGGCCGGCTGGCCGATGCCGAGGCCCGGGCCAAACAGGGGCTGCCTCAGGAAACCCTGGTCGGCCAGGCATTGCTCGGTCTTGCTGCCGAAGCCGGGCAGCGGAAACGTCGCCGTTGA
- the lptE gene encoding LPS assembly lipoprotein LptE: MSRTASSTSSVDRNAPTRPASRRPRRLVLAAAMATAALTLSACGFRPLYSETAASRPAVTEQLAAVAVGPVPDRAGQIYRNSLERLLAGEGRGNPGRYRLDSAIRITETGLAINEDATASRYNVRVAVTYRLIAPNAGDNKTDRLLADGTVTQINGYDQISAPYATLVSRQDAIERALQEAAREVHTRLAIYFDQHGEV; encoded by the coding sequence ATGTCCCGAACCGCATCCTCAACCTCATCGGTTGACCGCAACGCTCCGACCCGACCCGCCAGCCGCCGCCCAAGGCGGCTGGTGCTGGCGGCCGCGATGGCCACGGCGGCGCTGACGCTGTCGGCCTGCGGCTTCCGGCCGCTCTACAGCGAGACGGCGGCCAGCCGCCCCGCGGTCACCGAACAGCTGGCCGCTGTCGCGGTCGGACCGGTGCCCGACCGGGCTGGCCAGATCTACCGGAACAGTCTGGAGCGTCTGCTTGCCGGGGAGGGCCGCGGCAATCCCGGGCGCTACCGGCTGGACAGCGCGATCCGGATCACGGAAACCGGCCTCGCAATCAACGAAGACGCGACGGCCAGCCGCTATAATGTGCGGGTCGCCGTGACCTACCGCCTGATCGCGCCGAATGCCGGCGACAACAAGACCGACAGGCTGCTGGCCGACGGGACGGTCACCCAGATCAACGGCTATGACCAGATCTCCGCCCCCTATGCAACGCTGGTGTCCCGGCAGGATGCGATCGAGCGTGCCCTGCAGGAAGCGGCACGGGAGGTTCATACCCGGCTCGCGATCTATTTCGACCAGCATGGCGAGGTCTGA
- the leuS gene encoding leucine--tRNA ligase, with translation MARYNPKAIEPKWQQVWDENGTFTTDEASSKPKYYVLEMFPYPSGRIHIGHVRVYTLGDVTARYRRAKGYNVLHPMGWDAFGMPAENAAIERGIHPGKWTYDNIAAMRGQLKSMGLSYDWNREIFTCAPDYYVHEQRMFLKFLEAGLAYRKESWVNWDPVDQTVLANEQVIEGRGWRSGALVERRKLSQWFLKITAFGDDLLDSLSTLDRWPDRVKTMQERWIGRSEGARLRFRLEGAPEGLDGLEVFTTRPDTLFGAAFCGIAPNHPLAEALAASDPALAAFIEECNRTGTSEEVLEKAEKKGYRLPVDAEHPFVPGLKLPVYVANFVLMEYGSGAIFGCPAHDQRDLDFARKYDLPVKPVVRPAGMDDASSLEIGTEAVTGDGVIVNSGFLDGLSVADAKRRAIEELEKIGIGKGETTFRLRDWGVSRQRYWGCPIPVIHCPDCGVVPVPEDQLPVTLPEDVVFDGQGNPLDRHPSWAHVDCPNCGKPARRETDTFDTFFESSWYFARYTGLTTDRPFPRDAADKWMPVDQYIGGIEHAVLHLLYSRFFTRAMREVGLLDVKEPFAGLLTQGMVVHETYKDDQGRWVFPEEVTKDADGQLVHVETGRPVTRGRIEKMSKSKRNVVDPMAIIEAYGADTARLFMLSDSPPERDLEWTDAGAEGAHRYLARLYRLVDEWAAALPAPGTDIGADLAAAEGTALEIRRKLHRTIRDLSEDLERFHFNKGVARLRELSNALFDFTPASPADTAVAREAVDAVIRLIGPMTPHLGEELWRMAGHDGLLAEQPWPDFDPALVTVDTVTLPVQVNGKVRSKLDVAPDLDQDAAVERALADHKVKTALDGRTPRKVIYVPNRILNLIG, from the coding sequence ATGGCCCGCTACAACCCCAAGGCGATCGAGCCCAAGTGGCAGCAGGTGTGGGACGAGAACGGCACCTTCACGACCGATGAAGCGTCGTCGAAGCCGAAATACTACGTGCTCGAGATGTTCCCCTACCCCTCCGGCCGCATCCATATCGGCCATGTCCGCGTCTATACGCTGGGGGACGTGACCGCGCGCTACCGCCGCGCCAAGGGGTATAACGTCCTGCACCCGATGGGCTGGGACGCCTTCGGCATGCCGGCCGAGAATGCCGCCATCGAGCGCGGCATCCACCCGGGCAAATGGACCTACGACAACATCGCGGCCATGCGCGGCCAGCTGAAGTCGATGGGCCTGTCCTATGACTGGAACCGGGAGATCTTCACCTGCGCACCGGACTATTACGTCCACGAGCAGCGCATGTTCCTGAAGTTCCTGGAAGCCGGCCTCGCCTATCGCAAGGAAAGCTGGGTCAACTGGGATCCGGTCGACCAGACGGTGCTGGCCAATGAACAGGTGATCGAGGGCCGTGGCTGGCGTTCGGGCGCCCTGGTGGAACGGCGCAAGCTGTCGCAGTGGTTCCTGAAGATCACCGCCTTCGGCGACGATCTGCTCGACAGCCTGTCGACGCTGGACCGCTGGCCCGACCGGGTGAAGACCATGCAGGAGCGCTGGATCGGCCGTTCCGAAGGTGCCCGGCTGCGCTTCCGTCTTGAGGGTGCACCCGAGGGGCTGGACGGGCTGGAGGTCTTCACCACCCGCCCCGACACGCTGTTCGGCGCCGCCTTCTGCGGCATCGCCCCCAACCACCCGCTGGCCGAGGCGCTGGCGGCATCCGACCCCGCGCTTGCCGCCTTCATCGAAGAGTGCAACCGCACCGGCACCAGCGAAGAGGTGCTGGAGAAGGCCGAGAAGAAGGGCTACCGGCTGCCGGTCGATGCCGAACATCCCTTCGTGCCGGGGCTGAAACTGCCGGTCTATGTGGCGAATTTCGTGCTGATGGAATACGGCTCTGGCGCGATCTTCGGCTGCCCGGCCCATGACCAGCGCGACCTGGATTTCGCCCGCAAATACGACCTGCCGGTGAAGCCGGTGGTCCGGCCCGCAGGCATGGACGACGCTTCCTCGCTGGAGATCGGCACCGAGGCGGTGACCGGCGACGGCGTGATCGTGAATTCCGGCTTCCTGGACGGGCTGTCGGTCGCAGACGCCAAGCGCCGCGCGATCGAGGAACTTGAGAAGATCGGCATCGGCAAGGGTGAGACCACCTTCCGCCTGCGCGACTGGGGCGTGTCGCGCCAGCGCTATTGGGGCTGCCCGATCCCGGTGATCCACTGCCCGGATTGCGGCGTGGTGCCGGTGCCGGAAGACCAGCTGCCGGTCACCCTGCCCGAGGATGTGGTGTTCGACGGCCAGGGCAACCCGCTGGACCGCCATCCCAGCTGGGCGCATGTCGACTGCCCGAATTGCGGCAAGCCGGCCCGGCGTGAGACCGACACTTTCGATACCTTCTTCGAGAGCAGCTGGTATTTCGCCCGCTATACCGGCCTGACCACCGACCGGCCCTTCCCGCGCGACGCGGCCGACAAGTGGATGCCGGTCGACCAGTATATCGGCGGCATCGAACATGCCGTGCTGCACCTGCTCTATTCCCGCTTTTTCACCCGCGCCATGCGCGAGGTGGGGCTGCTGGACGTGAAGGAGCCCTTCGCCGGGCTGCTGACCCAGGGCATGGTGGTGCACGAGACCTACAAGGACGATCAGGGCCGCTGGGTCTTCCCCGAAGAGGTGACCAAAGACGCCGACGGCCAGCTGGTCCATGTGGAAACCGGCCGGCCGGTGACCCGCGGCCGCATCGAGAAGATGAGCAAGTCCAAGCGCAACGTCGTGGACCCGATGGCGATCATCGAGGCCTATGGCGCCGATACCGCACGGCTGTTCATGCTGTCCGACAGCCCGCCGGAACGCGATCTGGAATGGACCGATGCGGGTGCGGAAGGCGCGCACCGCTATCTGGCCCGGCTGTATCGTCTGGTGGATGAATGGGCGGCCGCCCTGCCCGCCCCCGGCACCGATATCGGCGCCGATCTGGCGGCGGCCGAGGGTACGGCGCTGGAGATCCGCCGCAAGCTGCACCGGACGATCCGCGACCTGTCGGAGGATCTGGAGCGCTTCCACTTCAACAAGGGTGTGGCGCGGCTGCGCGAACTGTCGAACGCGCTGTTCGACTTCACCCCGGCCTCGCCCGCCGATACCGCCGTCGCCCGCGAGGCGGTGGATGCCGTCATCCGGCTGATCGGGCCGATGACCCCGCATCTGGGTGAGGAACTCTGGCGGATGGCCGGCCATGACGGCCTGCTGGCCGAACAGCCCTGGCCCGATTTCGACCCGGCCCTGGTGACGGTCGACACCGTCACCCTGCCCGTGCAGGTCAACGGCAAGGTGCGCAGCAAGCTGGATGTCGCGCCGGATCTGGATCAGGATGCGGCTGTGGAACGTGCCCTCGCCGACCACAAGGTCAAGACCGCTCTCGACGGCCGCACCCCGCGGAAGGTGATCTATGTCCCGAACCGCATCCTCAACCTCATCGGTTGA
- a CDS encoding DUF3576 domain-containing protein codes for MAVTGKDLLRFATLAGALALLAGCSGVETEASYPRSMPGGTGGTYETQRQTIFGDGGLNIFDNEKSRDGTGGASPIGVNSFLWRASLDTISFMPLASADPFGGVLITDWYSAPETPGERMKLTVYILDRQLRADGIRVAAFKQRRDETGTWVDQPVEPAVATRIEDAILTRARQLRVSSTAS; via the coding sequence ATGGCAGTCACGGGCAAGGATCTTTTGCGGTTCGCGACGCTCGCAGGCGCGCTCGCGCTGCTCGCGGGCTGCAGCGGCGTGGAGACCGAAGCCAGCTATCCGCGCTCGATGCCAGGCGGAACCGGCGGCACCTACGAGACCCAGCGCCAGACCATCTTCGGCGACGGCGGGCTCAATATCTTCGACAATGAGAAGAGCCGCGACGGCACCGGCGGCGCCTCGCCGATCGGCGTGAACAGCTTCCTGTGGCGGGCCTCGCTCGACACCATCAGCTTCATGCCGCTGGCCTCCGCCGACCCCTTCGGCGGTGTGCTGATCACCGACTGGTACAGCGCGCCCGAAACGCCGGGTGAGCGGATGAAGCTCACCGTCTATATCCTCGACCGCCAGCTCCGGGCCGACGGCATCCGCGTGGCTGCCTTCAAGCAGCGCCGCGACGAAACCGGCACCTGGGTCGACCAGCCCGTCGAGCCCGCGGTCGCGACCCGTATCGAGGACGCCATCCTCACCCGCGCCCGTCAGCTGCGCGTGTCAAGCACGGCGAGCTGA
- a CDS encoding porin: protein MKKILLGSTAIVAAAAAFAAPASAAEKIKLGLGGYYQSAFVLIDEDVADTRTDSIKQEGEIHFLGETTLDNGVTVGVNVQLEGYTTGDQIDEHFVYFEGGFGRVQLGAADSAAYLMHYSAPTAIAGHGVDSPNFFHASQPGTNVLASNYTFLNTTGDANKLTYFTPRFAGFQLGLSYTPSLAAGTGGSSNSYGNLPDNTPGQQEQIVEIGANYVNSIGGVDVAFALGYLTGKQEVDAAGFDDQEAFTVGAQLGYAGFTFGGGYQKNNMGLQLEDDMEQWNVGLTYGFGPFTVGTGYGYGSQTSGAGVEDELSTFEIGGTYEMGPGVSLMAGYFHYDFDSDLAANRNTSDAFMVGTSLEF, encoded by the coding sequence ATGAAGAAGATCCTGCTCGGCAGCACTGCCATCGTCGCCGCTGCCGCCGCTTTCGCCGCTCCCGCTTCGGCGGCCGAGAAGATCAAGCTCGGCCTCGGCGGCTATTATCAGAGCGCCTTCGTCCTGATCGACGAGGATGTGGCAGATACCCGCACCGACAGCATCAAGCAGGAAGGCGAGATCCACTTCCTGGGTGAGACCACGCTCGACAACGGTGTCACCGTCGGCGTGAACGTGCAGCTCGAGGGCTACACCACCGGCGACCAGATCGACGAGCACTTCGTCTATTTCGAGGGCGGCTTCGGCCGCGTGCAGCTGGGCGCCGCCGACTCGGCCGCCTATCTGATGCACTATTCGGCCCCGACCGCGATCGCAGGTCACGGCGTCGACAGCCCGAACTTCTTCCATGCCTCGCAGCCCGGCACCAATGTGCTGGCCTCGAACTACACCTTCCTGAACACCACCGGCGACGCCAACAAGCTGACCTATTTCACCCCGCGCTTCGCGGGCTTCCAGCTGGGCCTGTCGTACACGCCCAGCCTCGCGGCCGGCACGGGCGGCTCGTCGAACTCCTATGGCAACCTGCCGGATAACACCCCGGGCCAGCAGGAGCAGATCGTCGAGATCGGCGCCAACTACGTGAACAGCATCGGCGGCGTCGATGTGGCCTTCGCGCTGGGCTACCTCACCGGCAAGCAGGAAGTCGATGCCGCAGGCTTCGACGATCAGGAAGCCTTCACCGTGGGCGCGCAGCTGGGCTATGCCGGCTTCACCTTCGGCGGTGGCTACCAGAAGAACAATATGGGCCTGCAGCTCGAAGACGACATGGAGCAGTGGAACGTCGGCCTGACCTACGGCTTCGGTCCCTTCACCGTCGGCACCGGCTATGGCTATGGCAGCCAGACCAGCGGTGCCGGCGTCGAGGACGAGCTGTCGACCTTCGAGATCGGCGGCACCTACGAGATGGGCCCGGGCGTCAGCCTGATGGCCGGCTACTTCCACTACGACTTCGACTCGGATCTGGCGGCGAACCGGAACACCTCGGACGCCTTCATGGTCGGTACCTCGCTCGAATTCTGA
- a CDS encoding porin, which yields MKKILLGTSAIVAAGLLAAPASAAEKIKLGLGGYYQSAFVLIDEDVENTRTDSMKQEGEIHFLGETTLDNGIKVGVNVQLEAYTTSDQVDEHYVYFEGGFGRVVLGAENSAPYLMHYSAPSAVVGHGVDSPNFFHASRPSYSVGGATVQNALASNATFLNATSDANKLTYFTPRFAGFQLGLSYTPSLQGGRGGSSGAYGNLSDNNVGAQEKLVEVGLNYVNTFGGINVAASAGYSGGSLEQEAAGFDDLEAWSLGANLGYAGFTFGGAYMTSNQGLQLEDDLEQWNVGLTYGFGPYKVGVAYADGGVTLGTGRQDELKMIEVGGTYALGPGVNLMAGYYYIDFDSDDAGLRNEANSFMVGTALSF from the coding sequence ATGAAGAAGATTCTGCTTGGCACGTCGGCCATCGTCGCCGCCGGCCTGCTCGCCGCGCCGGCGTCGGCCGCTGAGAAGATCAAGCTGGGCCTGGGTGGCTACTACCAGAGCGCCTTCGTCCTGATCGACGAGGACGTCGAGAACACCCGCACCGACAGCATGAAGCAGGAAGGCGAGATCCACTTCCTGGGTGAGACCACGCTCGACAACGGCATCAAGGTTGGTGTCAACGTCCAGCTCGAGGCCTACACCACCTCGGATCAGGTCGACGAGCACTATGTCTACTTCGAGGGTGGCTTCGGTCGCGTCGTCCTCGGCGCCGAGAACTCGGCTCCGTACCTGATGCACTATTCGGCCCCGTCGGCCGTGGTGGGTCATGGCGTCGACAGCCCGAACTTCTTCCATGCCAGCCGTCCGTCCTACTCGGTTGGCGGCGCCACCGTTCAGAACGCGCTCGCCTCGAACGCGACCTTCCTGAACGCGACCAGCGACGCCAACAAGCTGACCTACTTCACCCCGCGCTTCGCCGGCTTCCAGCTCGGCCTGTCGTACACCCCGAGCCTCCAGGGCGGTCGTGGTGGTTCGTCGGGTGCCTATGGCAACCTGTCGGACAACAACGTCGGCGCGCAGGAGAAGCTCGTCGAGGTCGGCCTGAACTACGTCAACACCTTTGGTGGCATCAATGTGGCGGCCTCGGCCGGCTACAGCGGCGGCTCGCTTGAGCAGGAAGCTGCCGGCTTCGACGATCTCGAAGCCTGGAGCCTGGGTGCGAACCTCGGTTATGCCGGCTTCACCTTCGGTGGCGCCTACATGACCAGCAACCAGGGCCTGCAGCTCGAAGACGATCTCGAGCAGTGGAACGTCGGCCTGACCTATGGCTTCGGCCCGTACAAGGTCGGTGTTGCCTACGCCGATGGCGGCGTCACCCTCGGCACCGGTCGCCAGGACGAGCTGAAGATGATCGAGGTCGGCGGCACCTATGCCCTCGGCCCGGGCGTCAATCTGATGGCCGGCTACTACTACATCGATTTCGACTCGGACGATGCGGGTCTCCGCAACGAGGCGAACTCGTTCATGGTCGGTACCGCCCTGTCGTTCTGA
- a CDS encoding porin: protein MKKILIGTTALVAVGLIAGQASAAEKIKLGLGGYYQSFFKITDQDEVNGVEYRSDEMVQEGEIFFLGETVLDNGLKVGVQVQLEGYTTGDQIDEHYVYFDGSWGRVLLGAENSAPYLMHYAAPTAIAGHGVSSPNFFNFSTGTNLAGRVGQAPSTLINNTSDANKLTYFTPRMAGFQLGLSYTPTVKAGVAAGQNGSGGGWSGSYGNTADNQPGQQEQIVEIGLNYVNKLGPVDLAVSGGYLKGSQEVDTAGFDDLQVWSLGLNVGFSGFTFGGSYVNDNRGLDGNNDITGWDVGLVYAFGPYKVGAAYANHQREFDVGGDDEIKFYEIGGSYAMGPGISLNAGVQFLDADSDRVSARQDGTSFLVGTALSF from the coding sequence ATGAAGAAGATTCTCATCGGCACCACGGCACTCGTCGCCGTCGGCCTCATCGCCGGCCAGGCTTCGGCGGCGGAGAAGATCAAGCTGGGTCTGGGCGGCTACTATCAGTCGTTCTTCAAGATCACCGACCAGGACGAGGTCAACGGCGTCGAGTACCGCTCCGACGAGATGGTTCAGGAAGGCGAAATCTTCTTCCTGGGCGAGACCGTCCTCGACAACGGCCTGAAGGTCGGCGTGCAGGTGCAGCTCGAGGGCTACACCACCGGTGACCAGATCGACGAGCACTATGTCTACTTCGACGGCTCGTGGGGCCGCGTGCTGCTGGGTGCCGAGAACTCGGCCCCGTATCTGATGCACTATGCCGCGCCGACCGCGATCGCCGGCCATGGCGTGTCGTCGCCGAACTTCTTCAACTTCTCGACCGGCACCAACCTCGCCGGCCGCGTTGGTCAGGCGCCGAGCACCCTGATCAACAACACCTCGGACGCCAACAAGCTGACCTACTTCACCCCGCGCATGGCCGGCTTCCAGCTCGGTCTGTCGTACACCCCGACCGTGAAGGCGGGTGTCGCGGCCGGCCAGAACGGCAGCGGCGGCGGTTGGTCGGGCTCCTATGGCAACACGGCTGACAACCAGCCCGGTCAGCAGGAGCAGATCGTCGAAATCGGTCTGAACTACGTCAACAAGCTGGGCCCGGTCGATCTGGCCGTGTCGGGTGGCTACCTGAAGGGCAGCCAGGAAGTCGACACCGCTGGCTTTGACGACCTGCAGGTCTGGAGCCTGGGCCTGAATGTCGGCTTCTCGGGCTTCACCTTCGGCGGTTCGTATGTGAACGACAACCGCGGCCTCGACGGCAACAACGACATCACCGGCTGGGACGTCGGCCTGGTCTATGCCTTCGGCCCCTACAAGGTCGGCGCGGCCTATGCCAACCATCAGCGTGAGTTCGACGTTGGTGGCGACGACGAGATCAAGTTCTACGAGATCGGTGGTTCGTACGCGATGGGCCCGGGCATCAGCCTGAATGCGGGCGTGCAGTTCCTCGATGCCGACAGCGACCGCGTTTCGGCTCGTCAGGACGGCACCTCGTTCCTGGTCGGTACCGCTCTCAGCTTCTGA
- a CDS encoding sulfotransferase domain-containing protein, with translation MGAIIWLASYPKSGNTWTRAFLHNLLRDAKAPVHPDRFADFCLGESKPEWYLRYLDKPLSQATEQEIMKIRPLVHRDMTRAFPDNVFAKTHNILAERGGYPLISLNHTAGAIYIVRNPLDVVSSVADHFGLDIDGAIGMMATEGAVTANDDRNVFEVLSTWSLHVKSWTQVASPGLHVMRYEDMTDRPLQTFRKLTDFLGLKPPRERLERAIRFSSFKILKQMEERHGFRERSVNSKAFFRSGGAGKWRERLTSDQIRRIIADHHEQMARFGYIPADYADAVPGAALPQPAVAGEGPR, from the coding sequence ATGGGTGCGATCATCTGGCTCGCTTCCTATCCGAAATCGGGCAATACCTGGACGCGGGCGTTCCTGCACAACCTGCTGCGTGACGCCAAGGCGCCGGTTCATCCCGATCGTTTCGCCGATTTCTGCCTGGGCGAGAGCAAGCCCGAATGGTATCTGCGCTATCTGGACAAGCCCCTGTCGCAGGCGACCGAGCAGGAGATCATGAAGATCCGCCCGCTGGTCCATCGCGACATGACCCGGGCCTTTCCGGACAACGTCTTCGCCAAGACCCACAACATCCTGGCGGAGCGGGGCGGTTATCCGCTGATCAGCCTGAACCACACCGCCGGTGCCATCTATATCGTGCGCAACCCGTTGGACGTGGTCTCGTCGGTGGCCGACCATTTCGGTCTCGATATCGACGGGGCGATCGGCATGATGGCCACCGAGGGTGCCGTCACCGCCAATGACGACCGCAATGTCTTCGAGGTGCTCAGCACCTGGTCGCTGCATGTGAAGAGCTGGACCCAGGTGGCGAGCCCCGGCCTGCATGTCATGCGCTATGAAGACATGACCGACCGGCCGCTTCAGACCTTCCGCAAGCTGACCGACTTCCTGGGGCTGAAGCCCCCGCGGGAGCGGCTGGAACGGGCGATCCGCTTTTCCTCCTTCAAGATCCTGAAGCAGATGGAGGAACGCCACGGTTTCCGCGAACGCTCGGTCAATTCCAAGGCCTTCTTCCGCTCCGGCGGTGCCGGCAAATGGCGGGAGCGGCTGACATCCGATCAGATCCGCCGGATCATCGCCGATCATCACGAACAGATGGCGCGGTTCGGCTACATTCCCGCAGATTATGCCGATGCGGTTCCCGGTGCGGCCCTGCCGCAGCCGGCGGTCGCCGGCGAGGGGCCCCGATGA
- a CDS encoding class I SAM-dependent methyltransferase produces MSEQRARRFALSTALGFGKRGYFIPYRYAEQVEAVKPKGPHPAAEALFHAMEPVFGAVLDAATDYRDDLARLAGARPPAPRWSQDWFPRLDALAAYTMVRAARPRRIIEIGSGHSTRFIAQALKDDGHGAEMTAIDPEPRAAIDELGIRLIRKPMQSVPLREFAVLEAGDMLVVDSSHILMPGSDVDVVLNRILPMLPKGVLVHFHDIFLPDGYPQSWAWRGYNEQPAVAALLFTGGYKPLFASRYVATRMTGRVQNGIAGGLPLLEGAYESSLWLEKLVDAAVAPPE; encoded by the coding sequence ATGAGCGAGCAGCGCGCCAGGCGTTTCGCATTGTCCACCGCACTCGGCTTCGGCAAGCGCGGCTATTTCATCCCGTACCGCTATGCCGAACAGGTGGAGGCGGTGAAGCCCAAGGGGCCGCATCCGGCCGCCGAGGCGCTGTTTCACGCCATGGAGCCGGTTTTCGGTGCGGTGCTGGATGCCGCGACCGATTATCGCGACGACCTGGCCCGGCTGGCGGGGGCCCGGCCGCCGGCACCGCGCTGGTCGCAGGACTGGTTCCCGCGGCTGGATGCGCTGGCCGCCTATACCATGGTGCGAGCGGCCCGGCCGCGGCGGATCATCGAGATCGGGTCGGGCCATTCCACCCGCTTCATCGCCCAGGCGTTGAAGGATGACGGCCATGGCGCCGAGATGACCGCGATCGACCCCGAACCCCGGGCCGCGATCGACGAACTGGGCATCCGGCTGATCCGCAAGCCGATGCAGAGCGTGCCGCTGAGGGAGTTCGCGGTGCTGGAGGCCGGCGACATGCTGGTCGTCGACAGCAGCCATATCCTGATGCCGGGCAGCGATGTCGACGTGGTGTTGAACCGCATCCTGCCGATGCTGCCCAAGGGCGTGCTGGTCCATTTCCACGACATCTTCCTGCCCGACGGCTATCCGCAGAGCTGGGCCTGGCGCGGCTATAACGAGCAGCCGGCCGTTGCCGCCCTGCTGTTCACCGGCGGCTACAAGCCGCTCTTCGCCAGCCGCTATGTCGCAACCCGGATGACCGGGCGGGTGCAGAACGGCATTGCCGGCGGGCTGCCGCTGCTGGAAGGTGCCTATGAATCCAGCCTCTGGCTGGAAAAGCTGGTCGACGCGGCGGTTGCTCCGCCCGAGTAG
- a CDS encoding thiamine phosphate synthase, whose translation MLITDRNRQGPPRPALLTGLKRGDLVIFRDYGAPDRPALGRLWRRLTRARGIGLLIAGDRRLALALGADGQHLPGHRLRRPEIRRLPRPLPASAAVHDRRDLVRARRRGAELLLISPVLPTRSHPGARVLGPLRFRALARQADRPVVALGGMDRSRLRQLSPCRNLAGFAAIDAFKPA comes from the coding sequence GTGCTGATCACCGACCGGAACCGGCAGGGACCACCCCGCCCGGCCCTGCTGACCGGCCTTAAGCGCGGCGATCTGGTGATCTTCCGCGACTACGGCGCCCCCGACCGGCCGGCCCTCGGCCGGCTGTGGCGACGGCTGACCCGGGCGCGGGGCATCGGGCTGCTGATCGCGGGCGATCGTCGCCTGGCCCTTGCACTTGGTGCCGACGGGCAGCACCTGCCCGGCCACCGGCTGCGCCGACCCGAGATCCGCCGCCTGCCGCGCCCCTTGCCGGCCAGCGCCGCCGTCCATGACCGCCGGGATCTTGTCCGGGCCCGGCGGCGGGGCGCAGAGCTGCTGCTGATCTCTCCCGTGCTGCCGACCCGCAGCCATCCGGGGGCCAGGGTGCTGGGGCCGCTCCGCTTCCGGGCGCTCGCCCGGCAGGCCGACCGGCCGGTGGTCGCGCTGGGCGGCATGGACCGCAGCCGGTTGCGGCAGCTTTCCCCCTGCCGCAACCTGGCGGGTTTTGCCGCCATCGACGCTTTCAAGCCGGCCTGA